In a genomic window of Ipomoea triloba cultivar NCNSP0323 chromosome 3, ASM357664v1:
- the LOC116013637 gene encoding uncharacterized protein LOC116013637, translated as MAAASPEKIQARHSINHLSYFFQSTASNLHSLINANTPPSFPSPRPGTPILFSESTPHPPLPPLLHSSPFESADSNSSCPTPSSAINGMSSRSGSGFPAPVRISGLSSGGKGGPAFVGQVFSMCDLAGTGLMTVSTHFDVPFLSKRTPEWLKKTFAAVTKSEKNGPVFRFFMDLGDAVSYVKRLNIPSGVVGACRLDVAYEHFKKKPHLFQFVPNEKQVKEANKLLNTMPRNGRRKCVDGVPVFSARNLDIAIATKDGVKWYTPYFFDKSMLDNILEDSVDQHFHSLIRRRHFQRRRGVMDDDIGNIAADLVEEMDNSIWEPPEEQKLDNIWEPPEEQKLDSIWQSPEEQKSDSIWDPPELQEAMNEIFPDFPLMSAISKVAEIKLLDAVDEVVLGNRWLRKAIGVQPKFPYMVDSFERRSAASLQRACKSSNIDAISESDTQLKCIGSSADKMDSVPDKRRLDLHFPFSDSLSLPWLNQQQRQNNIADKKEVKGNDPYPSAFLPKITMVGVSMGGPGQMNKSTLKKTMEDLTKELERNDQRNLTGNSNDTLICEERDPLFLANIGDHLKTVQRKFFASQF; from the exons ATGGCCGCAGCGTCGCCTGAGAAAATCCAAGCCCGTCACTCCATCAACCACCTCTCCTACTTCTTTCAATCCACCGCCTCGAATCTACACTCTCTCATCAACGCCAATACGCCGCCGTCTTTTCCGTCTCCCCGGCCGGGAACCCCTATTCTCTTCTCAGAGTCCACACCGCACCCGCCCCTGCCCCCGTTATTGCACTCTTCCCCTTTCGAATCGGCTGACTCCAACTCCTCGTGTCCAACTCCGTCGTCCGCAATCAATGGCATGTCTTCTAGGTCTGGTTCTGGATTCCCCGCCCCGGTTAGGATTTCCGGTCTTAGTTCCGGCGGCAAAGGCGGGCCGGCTTTTGTTGGCCAGGTTTTCAGTATGTGCGACCTTGCAGGCACCGGCCTTATGACTGTCTCCACGCACTTCGACGTTCCCTTTCTGTCTAAAAG GACACCAGAGTGGCTCAAGAAGACGTTTGCAGCAGTTACAAAGAGTGAAAAAAATGGCCCTGTGTTCCGTTTTTTTATGGATCTGGGTGATGCAG TTTCTTATGTCAAACGGCTGAATATTCCAAGCGGTGTGGTTGGTGCATGCCGCCTTGATGTAGCATATGAGCACTTTAAG AAAAAACCCCACTTATTCCAATTTGTTCCAAATGAAAAGCAG GTCAAGGAAGCCAATAAACTTCTCAACACAATGCCACGGAATGGTAGAAGGAAGTGTGTGGATGGTGTTCCTGTTTTTAGTGCTCGAAACCTGGATATCGCAATAGCTACAAAAGATGGTGTTAAATG GTATACTCCTTACTTCTTTGACAAGAGCATGCTAGACAACATCCTCGAAGATTCAGTTGATCAGCATTTCCATTCATTGATCCGTAGAAGACACTTTCAACGCCGCCGGGGTGTTATGGATGACGATATTGGCAATATTGCTGCTGATTTAGTTGAAGAGATGGATAATAGCATATGGGAACCTCCAGAGGAACAAAAGTTAGATAACATATGGGAGCCTCCAGAGGAACAAAAATTAGATAGCATATGGCAGTCTCCAGAGGAACAAAAGTCAGATAGCATATGGGATCCTCCAGAG CTTCAGGAGGCAATGAATGAAATCTTTCCAGATTTTCCTTTGATGAGTGCCATTTCAAAGGTTGCTGAAATTAAGCTCCTAGATGCTGTTGATGAAGTTGTTCTGGGGAATAGATGGCTCCGGAAAGCAATTGGAGTTCAACCAAAATTTCCTTACATGGTTGACTCTTTTGAAAGAAG GAGTGCAGCTTCTCTCCAGAGAGCATGCAAGTCATCCAATATTGATGCCATATCCGAGTCAGATACACAATTAAAATGCATAGGTTCTTCAGCAGACAAAATGGATTCCGTACCAGATAAGCGAAGGCTGGATCTCCATTTCCCTTTTAGTGATTCGTTGTCTCTTCCCTGGCTAAACCAACAGCAGAGGCAAAATAATATCGCAGACAAAAA GGAAGTGAAAGGAAATGATCCATATCCATCTGCTTTTCTTCCAAAGATTACAATGGTTGGAGTCTCAATGGGGGGGCCTGGCCAGATGAACAAATCCACACTGAAGAAGACTATGGAAGATCTGACAAAAGAGTTGGAGCGCAACGATCAAAGAAATCTCACAGGAAACAGCAATGATACTTTGATCTGTGAAGAGAGGGATCCCCTTTTTTTAGCCAATATTGGCGACCATTTGAAGACCGTTCAAAGGAAATTTTTCGCATCACAGTTTTGA
- the LOC116012295 gene encoding probable NADH dehydrogenase [ubiquinone] 1 alpha subcomplex subunit 5, mitochondrial → MFLRRIARPLMMAAKVKETTGIVGLDVVPNAREVLINLYRKTLDEIKVVPEDEGYRKAVEGFTRHRLNVCVEEQDWEMIEKKLGCGQVEELIEEARDELKLIGYMNEWKPWGIPDDYECEVIENDAPVPKHVPLHRPGPLPEEFYATLEAVTTGGLEDAKKPAIASDGSQSSK, encoded by the exons ATGTTTCTCCGGAGAATTGCGCGGCCGCTGATGATGGCGGCGAAAGTGAAGGAGACGACGGGGATCGTCGGGCTAGATGTGGTCCCAAATGCTAGGGAAGTGCTGATAAATCTCTACAGGAAAACCCTAGACGAGATCAAGGTGGTCCCGGAGGACGAGGGCTACCGGAAGGCTGTGGAGGGCTTCACGCGCCACCGGCTCAATGTCTGCGTCGAGGAACAGGATTGGGAAATGATCGAGAAGAAGCTTGGTTGTGGTCAGGTCGAAGAGCTCATTGAGGAGGCCAGGGATGAACTCAAGCTCATTGGATACATGAATG AATGGAAACCATGGGGTATTCCTGATGATTATGAATGCGAAGTGATTGAGAATGATGCACCGGTACCCAAACATGTCCCCCTGCATCGCCCTGGTCCTCTTCCTGAGGAGTTTTATGCAACACTGGAGGCTGTCACTACCGGTGGGCTTGAGGATGCTAAGAAGCCTGCTATTGCATCCGATGGATCACAGTCATCCAAGTAA